From Ferroacidibacillus organovorans:
GCCTCAAGGATCATGCGTACGGCAGTCTGGATTTTTTCCTGATCTACATGCGCCATGGTGAAATTCCTTTCTGCGTATGAATCTATTCTCCCTGCGGTGGGGGTTTGAGCGCCCCGGCAGGTGGTGCGGCAGGCGTTGAAGTACCTGGAATGACTGTACTTGCAGGCCCGGTTCCAGATGTTGTCGTGCCAGATCCCGAAGGCGTCGTTGTCGTGCCTGACCCAGGTGCCGTTGTGCCAGATCCCGAAGGCGTGGTTGTCGTGCCTGACCCAGGTGTCGTTGTGCCAGATCCCGAAGGTGTGGTTGTCGTGCCTGACCCAGGTGCCGTTGTGCCAGACCCCGAAGATGGCGGCGTGTTTCCTGTGCCTACCAATGAAGACGAAGTAATTTGCACCTCAATTTCTGGTGAAACGGCAATTTCATGGTCTGTCAATGCATTAAATGCGACCACCTGATAGGTGTGACCTCCAATTACGTGAATTGGATCCACATAACTCGGAGATGTCACTTTTCCGATCGAGCGATTGTAGTACAAATTTCGATCGCTTGGACCGCCGCGAAACACAAGATAGTATACAGGTCCGTTGAGTGGATTCCAAGAGAGCGAAACCCCTTGTTGACTTGCGCTATATGATCCTGTAAGTCCAGTCAATGTCATCAGTGGAGCAGTGCTTGAAGAATTGACTGGTGTGGTGAATGAACCCGCCGGTGTTCCCGCAAGCCCCTGCGTCATGATTGCGCTAAAAAGTTCCGCAGGCAAGGCACTCCCGCCAACCCAGTTAGGTATGTATGCCTGAAGGGATGTATTAGGAAAGCCTTCCCAAATGGCGCCGACGACATTCGGCGTAAATCCACAGAACCACAGGTCACTATCACCAGGCGAATAGGTATAACCCGGTGGCAGATACGCAACGGACCCCGTCTTTCCAGCGACATGGCGTCCAGCCACGCCTGCGAGGTGGGCAATTCCATTGACTACGTTGTTTTGCAACAAACCTACGATCTGCGACGCAGTGGACGGCTTCATCACCTGAATAGGCACACTTTGCGCCTGATACACAGTCAACCCTTGCGCGTTAACGATCCGCTCAATGGCGTGCGCGGGAATCCGTTGACCATTGTTGTCAAAAGCTGAATAGGCTTCAGCCATCTGCAAAGGGTTTGTCCCAGGGTGAATATCACCGAGTGCAACGTCAAGATGCATAAAATCTTGCGGTTGAAAATGCAGACCCGCTCGCTCTGCAAAAGTCAAACCTGTCGTGATGCCGATTTGCTGTAGCAGCCAAACGGCTGGAATATTCCATGACATCGCCAACGCATCGCGCATGGTCACATGCTCGTTAATGGTTGGATGTGACTCCCAATCCTGCGGTTGATACCCGCCGATATTGAGCGGGCCGTCATACAGGAGCGAATCAGCATTGTACTTGCCCGTATCAATAGCTGGTCCATACACAACGAGCGGTTTGATCGACGAACCAGGAGATCGCTGTGTCTGTGTCGCATAGTCAAAACCTTCGTATTGATAGGTTGACGGTCTACTCCCCATGATCGCGAGAAGTCCGCCTGTTTTTGGATCGAGAAACGCGGCGCCGCCTTGCGCGACATTTCCGTTCATGTTTGGTGGGAAATACGCATTGTTATTAAACTGCTGATACGCAGCCATCTGCAGTTGTGGGGATAAATTTGTGTAAATCTTGTATCCACCCTGCTGAAGCGCCCGCGCACCAATGCCAATTTTATTGGCTTCTTCATACAGATAATCTCGATACGATGCATATTGCGGAGGCACACCATCTGCGACAACGCCTGGATTCTTAGCCAAATCGAGTGGAGAATGAATGGCTTTGGTGTAGGTTGCATGTGAAATGAAGTGATATTTCAGCAATTGCCCCAACACGATGTTTCGGCGAGCCATGGCGGCATGCGGGTGCAAAAACGGATCATACTGTGTAGGCGCCTGTGGCAACCCGGCCAAGAGCGCACACTGCGGAAGATTGAGTTGCCACACATTTTTTTGAAAATAAATTTGTGCAGCATTCTCAATGCCCGGAGTCGCCCCGTTGAAATTGGCCGTATTAAAGTACATGTCGAGAATTTGATTCTTGGTGTAATAGCGACTGATCTCAATGCCAAGAATAATCTCTTGGATCTTGTACTTGATCGACTGATTGTCCGTGAGATACACCATTTTTGCGAGCTGCTCCGTAATCGTGCTCGCGCCTTGGAGCGTGCCGCGATGAAGAATATCTTGAACGAGCGAGCGAAATGTGGATCGCAAATCAAACCCGTGATTTTGATAAAAACGGATATCTTCTGTTGCGATCAGCGCGTCTTGCAGCATTTTTGGAATTTGTGATAATTTGACACGGCGCACACCCGATGGGCTAATCGTAAAGGCGACGTGACCATAACGATCGTAGACGATGGTTGGGCTTGTAGCGCCCTGATCAAGCTTTGCAGGGTTAAAGTTTGCCGTCGTCAATACAAAAATAATTCCGCCAGTGGCCAATGCCGTAAATCCGACAGCGATCGACGCGCTGATCAGAATTTTTTTTCTTAACGACATGCGACGCTTTTTCTTTTTTACAGGTGGGCCGGCAGGTTTGGTCGGCTTCCCATTGGATCGCAAAATCGATCACCTCGCATGTATTGTACATGTTTCTGGCGAAATATGCGATCTTTATCCTCGTTTCTCCATAGAGTATGAGTTTAACCGCGCGCGAGAATCATTGCATAAGACAACCATTGATCGTAAGTCATCATCACTCTTTGGTTTTCTTGAATGATGGCGATGATTTCACGTGTATAGGCGGCTTCCGTATGCGTCGATGGGTCAGGCATGGCAAGCGGTGTATGCAAACCGCGAATTGCGCCAGATCGCATCACCTCAACACTGCTGAATCCTGCCTTTTCATATGTTTTTTTCCACCCCATGACCGTGGGGACCTGAACTGCCCCATACAATTTTTTAAAGGCGTGGAGCGCATCGTCAGGGAGTGCAAAACTTGCAGCCATTTCAAGATCGATGAGCGAACCATGAGGTGCGAGAACCCGTTTCCATTCTCTTAGGAGTGGGAATATTGGATTGAATACAGCGACGGATTCTGCCAAAACAAAATCAAAGGACTGCGCGAAAAAAGGGAGCGGACCCGGCTTTACCTGAAAAAAGTGAACAGACACCCCTTCGCGTAGTGCGCGTTCAAGCGCCCTTTCGATCATTGACTTGCGCAAGTCTACTCCAGTGACCTGACAGCCAAAACGGCGCGCGATCTCACATGCAGTCCGCCCTGTACCACAGCCTATCTCAAGGATGCGAGAGGTTGCGTCAAGGTTTATGCCACGTTTTTCAAGTTCCTGAAAAATGACTTCTGTCATTTGATAGCCGCCTGGGTGGGCACTCGAGATCCCTAAGCGCGCAAGAGCATCATGGTAATCCAATTTCAACACGCCTTTCGCATAGTTCAGCTTTACAGCGCATTCCTTGCGATGGATAACCAAGAGACGGTATAGTCTGTCCGTAGCGTCACGCAGAAAGGAGGATGTCAATCCATGCGTAAATCAGCAAACAAAAATCATGTGCCTTTTTGTCTTTATCTGATATGGGTGGAACCTGCCGGTGATTTTTTCTTCACGCCAGAAGGAATTTGCATGATCGATGAAGAGCGACACTATCACATCTACAGTGAAGCTGCCCGTCACAATGTGCTGCGAGCCGCAGCATTGAAACACTCCATTGAGGATTTACTAAACGGCGTGGAGTTTCGCGGTTCCACCTATCGGTTTGAAGATTTAGCGCCTCTTCGCGAATCGCTCTCTCTGCGTGACCCATCCATCGAAGCGACACTTCGAGCATTATATGAAACACACCCCCAAAGGTTTCAGTTTTTGAATTCTCTCGTCAGGATGTAAGAGAAACGCAAAATAGGACTGCCATACATTCTGGCAATCCTATTTTGCGGATTTGGGTTACAGGAAAAAAATTTTATTCAGTCGCAATATCCTGGTCTGTGAGTTCAGAACCAGGACGGATGACCATGAAATGATCATCAGGACTTTGAATCAGCGGTTGCAGTTTTTCTGCGGCATCCTGCTGGCCAGAGCGAATCAATTCTTTTTGATAGTGACCGAGCAGCTCCTGAACGTCAAGAATTCCGCCAGGATGCAAATGGGTAAGGGATACTTTTGCTCCTTTGGCAATCCTGCGACGAAGGGCATCAGGCGTTAATCCCATTTCGTAGTCGATGCGCAGATAGACAAACCCGCCTGTCATTCCAGAACAAATCCAAGGTCCCGGATCCCCCATGACAAGCGCCCTTCCGCCAGTCATGTACTCAAAAGCAAAAC
This genomic window contains:
- a CDS encoding transglycosylase domain-containing protein; amino-acid sequence: MSLRKKILISASIAVGFTALATGGIIFVLTTANFNPAKLDQGATSPTIVYDRYGHVAFTISPSGVRRVKLSQIPKMLQDALIATEDIRFYQNHGFDLRSTFRSLVQDILHRGTLQGASTITEQLAKMVYLTDNQSIKYKIQEIILGIEISRYYTKNQILDMYFNTANFNGATPGIENAAQIYFQKNVWQLNLPQCALLAGLPQAPTQYDPFLHPHAAMARRNIVLGQLLKYHFISHATYTKAIHSPLDLAKNPGVVADGVPPQYASYRDYLYEEANKIGIGARALQQGGYKIYTNLSPQLQMAAYQQFNNNAYFPPNMNGNVAQGGAAFLDPKTGGLLAIMGSRPSTYQYEGFDYATQTQRSPGSSIKPLVVYGPAIDTGKYNADSLLYDGPLNIGGYQPQDWESHPTINEHVTMRDALAMSWNIPAVWLLQQIGITTGLTFAERAGLHFQPQDFMHLDVALGDIHPGTNPLQMAEAYSAFDNNGQRIPAHAIERIVNAQGLTVYQAQSVPIQVMKPSTASQIVGLLQNNVVNGIAHLAGVAGRHVAGKTGSVAYLPPGYTYSPGDSDLWFCGFTPNVVGAIWEGFPNTSLQAYIPNWVGGSALPAELFSAIMTQGLAGTPAGSFTTPVNSSSTAPLMTLTGLTGSYSASQQGVSLSWNPLNGPVYYLVFRGGPSDRNLYYNRSIGKVTSPSYVDPIHVIGGHTYQVVAFNALTDHEIAVSPEIEVQITSSSLVGTGNTPPSSGSGTTAPGSGTTTTPSGSGTTTPGSGTTTTPSGSGTTAPGSGTTTTPSGSGTTTSGTGPASTVIPGTSTPAAPPAGALKPPPQGE
- a CDS encoding class I SAM-dependent methyltransferase, producing the protein MTEVIFQELEKRGINLDATSRILEIGCGTGRTACEIARRFGCQVTGVDLRKSMIERALERALREGVSVHFFQVKPGPLPFFAQSFDFVLAESVAVFNPIFPLLREWKRVLAPHGSLIDLEMAASFALPDDALHAFKKLYGAVQVPTVMGWKKTYEKAGFSSVEVMRSGAIRGLHTPLAMPDPSTHTEAAYTREIIAIIQENQRVMMTYDQWLSYAMILARG